The genomic region GCGGTGGAAACTTCCCCGGTTGGCAAATCTCGACCGGAAGGGGACGGTTTGTTGACGACGGAAGCGGGACAGTCGGTATGGGTTTGTACGGCGGATTGCGCTCCGGTTCTGATTGCGGACGAGCGCACGGGCCAGGTGGCGGCAGTCCATGCGGGATGGCGCGGGACTGCCGCCGAAATCGTGCCGGAGGCGATTGTTAAGTTCCAACGTCAAGGGAGTGAGTTGCACCATTTACGGTTGGCGATCGGTCCGGCGATCGCGGGAGAAGTCTACCAAGTTTCGGAGGAGGTCGCCGCTCAAGTTTGCGCGACGATTGTCAATACAATTCCGGAAAATTTTTCTCTAGATGCGATTTACCAATTACCGCAACCGCCGATTTTAGAAGATCCCCAACCGGAACGGGTACGTCTGGACGTGCGCCGAGCGATCGCCTTGCAGGTGGAACAACTCGGCGTCCCGGCGGCCCATGTGGCGATCGCCCCCCACTGTACTTACCAAGAACCGGAAAAGTTTTTTTCTTATCGCCGCGACGGACAGAAAAAGGTTCAATGGTCGGCGATTGTCAGCCAGGGGAAAGATTAAGGAGACCGACTGGCGCGATCGACAAGCTTTAATCTCTTCCTTACCGTGGCGATCGCGCCGCTCCTAAGCAGATCGCCGTGAATTTCTCTATCTTAAGTGGTAAGGAAGATCGCGAAGCCATCAAATTTTAGCTGGAAGCAAGGAGCGTCAGATGCTGCTCTCGTTCGACGCTCGATCTCAAATCATCTATTCGAGGAGCAACGCCGATCTGCTTCAATGGGTTGCTAGGCTTGAAGGGAAGAGTGCTCTAGATCGCGATCGGCAATCCGGTTCGAGACCACTAGACATCTTTTGTACAAAA from Oxynema aestuarii AP17 harbors:
- the pgeF gene encoding peptidoglycan editing factor PgeF, whose protein sequence is MDNWHWRSWNDLPYLTCSLLEQWPHGFFTQPCWPRLPRELVGILNPAAPVYRLKQVHGNTVLSTDRLMPDAPEMAVETSPVGKSRPEGDGLLTTEAGQSVWVCTADCAPVLIADERTGQVAAVHAGWRGTAAEIVPEAIVKFQRQGSELHHLRLAIGPAIAGEVYQVSEEVAAQVCATIVNTIPENFSLDAIYQLPQPPILEDPQPERVRLDVRRAIALQVEQLGVPAAHVAIAPHCTYQEPEKFFSYRRDGQKKVQWSAIVSQGKD